The window gtccctgccctaaagagtatGTGTATACAGCACCTGATCTCACCtgaatcctcctcctcctccaagttCGGGTGGATTTGAACCCGTAACCTAAGGGTGAATCACTTACTGACCTTGTTTTAAAAAAGGCAATTCATTCAATTGCTGTGTTGGTGGTCTTGTTGGCTTGCTTTTATAAGGATAGTCATTGAATTTTCTGTCACAAATGGTATAAACCTTGGTTTTGGATCTGAACTTGAGGCCGAGATGCCATGGCTTGCTGGAAGACGTGAAGTAGTATAGGATGGGGTTCAGGCAGCAGTTGAAACTGACCAGGGCCAAAGTGACCCGGCGCATTTTGTAAATTAAGTTGGTAAACAGGCAACTTTGGATGAGTTGGACCCTCATCAGGAAGTGGAGTAGGTGAGTGAGATGATAAGGAAGGAAGCACAGGATGGAGATGAGCAGGATCAGGTAGATGGTCCTCAAGGCCTTCTTCTTGTGAATGCTGCGTCTGGTGTGGGCGATCCGCTTGGCGATGAGAGGGTAGCTGATGAGGATGACGGCAAACGGGATGACAAAGCCAAACAGCAAGGCACAGACATTGTAGGGCATCATGCGATGGGTCCAGCTAGTCAGCGAGAAGTTCTCAAAGCATGCGGTCTTGTTCTCTGTGCCCTTGTTGTGAAGGGGCCCCCCAAGGATAAGCGGGATCATGATGCTTGCAGCAACGAGCCAAAAGACGGTGACCACTATCCTGTAGTGGGTGACTTTGATCCGGATGTAGGTGAAGGGGTGCAGCACGGCCACGTAACGATCCATGCAAATGCAGGTGAAGAAGGCAATGCTGACGTAGATGTTGATGTAGTACAAGGCCCCAGTGATCCTACAAGCCATGTCTCCAAAGATCCAATCGTTCTGGTTCAGGTGGTAATGGATTTTAAAGGGCAATATACAAACAAACAAGGTATCTGCTACAGCCAAGTTGATGAGGTAGATGTAGGAATGCGAGGTGTGCTTGACCTTGCAGGTCAAAAAGTAGAGAGCCAAGACATTTTCTAGCAGTCCCAGTACAAAGACAATGCTGTAGATGATAGTGAAGAGATGGTACTGGAAGTCTGCTTCCACACAACAATCAACTATGGTTGCATTCGAGTGTCCCCTGGCCATGGTACAGGAAGTGTTTGCCATGCTTTCTGCTGCAGGAGAACAAGTTCTGTGGGGAGAGCCTAGATTATCCTCTTTTTTCCAAagctgcaggagctctctgtCCTGGGGTGAGAACTCGAGGTGTGGTGTTACATCAGCCAGCTCTGGTTAAAATGCAGCTAAAGCTTCTACGCTCGGTAAACCTAATAAGATAAAAATAAGCATTAGTGTAGTGGGGAAAGACTTTCCGTCACGTTACAATCAAAAATATCCCCTAAAACAGGAGACGGGTTGAGATTAAGCAGCTGCAGCCCCCAGCTCGTTTAAGAGGCAGCTGGAGGAGACCAGTTACAGGAGCAAGTATAGAATATGTAAAGGGGGGACATGTTTAACGTGCGATGGACTGAAGAGTTAAATACTGGACTGTCCTTCAAATGTAGCACGAGATGGTTCCTTGCAGTGAGCAGAGTGACCCCTATGTGAGTAGGACTTCAGTTATTGCAGGGGTCTGACAGGTTCGGTACCATTTACTGCCCTGGGCTTGTTTCACCAGCGTACTGACTGTGTGTAACTCCCTTTGCAACGGTTCTAAATGGCAGGCAGGGGAAAGTCTTCCAGTTAAAACGGATGAGGTTTGATTTAAAGCCCAGAGCCAAATCTAAGAACTTCGGGCTGGTGCCAGGCTATTTCCCATGAACGTGCTGCATGACTTTAGCGCAACATTATCAGAAGTGGCCCCTCGTTCTGCATGCCCAGCTTGGGACAGGTGTTCAGCACTGGTGGAAGCCAAGCCCCAGTTCTCTGAGATGAGGCATCCAAGTCTGAGCATTGGACTGGGCCTAGCAGCCCTGGCTTCTGTTCCAGGCAAGTCaagtcacctctctgtgcctgttgcccctcctaccctttgtcttagactgcaagctcttcagggcaggggttgtTTCTCATGACGTATCTGTACAGAGCCGAGCACtagctgctactgtaatacaaataacctCTTGAAACCATTGGGATACCACCTCCCCGAGGAGTGAGGGTTCATGccgtgtttgtaaagtgctgtgagatcctcTGGTGGGAGCCCCTAGGAAAGTAGATGTAACTATTCATTATACATTAAAGGGGCACAGTCAGTCTCCTCACACTTGTACTGTTGTCACAAGAAGTACCAAAGATTATTGTAACagatgggtgggggggaatagtTTCATTTTGGCACTACAGGGCGAAGAGCAAGTCTGACTACACAATCTGTTGGTAGGGGGAAGGGAAATAATTGCAAAACCACACTGTGGCCAACCATGCCTCTCAACTATGGTGTCCCAGGCAAGAGAATTTCACCAGAGCAGGATCTAAACGCGCAGCGACAACTCTGATTTGACCCTGTCCCTGACAAGAAAAAGAGCGACCGAGAAATTGCAGCAGGCCTAAAACAAACACACTGACTCATGCACACAAACGAGGAGGTTGCAGTGGTCTTAGATGGAGAATTAGATCCGAGGAGCAGCCAGGGTGATCTGAATAAATAAGAGTGATGTCTGAGTGGAGAGGATACTAGCAAATGAAGTAAGCGGTGGGGTTTTGAATAGGCTGTAGAATTTGTCAAGAGACAGTAATTTTACTGACCACTAACTGAATGACGTGGAACAGAGCAGACTGAGTCAGTCAGCAGCGATAGCACCACGTAGGAAAATACAGGTTTTTTCCATAAGTGACATTTTGCTGACCACACCAACCCACTCAAATCAAAGGAAAATCTCACGCTCTCCCTTCTCAAGCAGTCTTGGTGTGAGACTTGACTAGCCAAGGCACAAAATCTACTTGCCCGACATCACCATGATGAAAACAGAGACTAATATTCTAGTGGTCTGCTGAGAGTACAATCTTGCACAGCTGTGCTAAAGCCACCATCTAAGTAGGCATCAGAAACCAGGTCTGCCCCACTGAAAGAGGATGGCAGCCTTCTCAAGCCTCACAAAAAGGAAGTGAAATGTacggctggaagggatctcgagaggtcatcgagttcagCCTGCTGGGCTGACTTGGTAAGACGGGTAACTCCATTTAGATGTTCCACTCCCTTACAGTGAACCTGCTTTGGATTAATTATGGCAAAACGAGGAtaagagagggaagaaaactCTGAGGACATTCCATCATCAGCTCTTTACAAACAATTTAGCATCACAATACACATCGGAAGTAAATAAATTTAAGTATCTTCATTATACaccagggggaagaggtagtAGCAAAATGACTCTCCCCATGTCACAAAGCTAGGAGAAGCACCCAGTTCCCCAGATACTGTCAACTTCTCCCTATTGTAAATAAACTAAATTGTTTACTCATGGTTCTCCTATTACTCTAAGGCCCCCATTCCGCAAGTAAATCAGCGTGCAGGACCAGCGCCTACATTTCTTTAAAACCCCAATTCTTTCTGCTGTATTTATCAAGGCCATTTTACTTCCTGCATTTCAGCTcggataataaataataataataaattaatggagatctcccatctcctagaactggaagggaccttgaaaggtcattgagtccagccccctgccttcactagcaggaccaagtactgatttttgccccagatccctaagtggccccctcaaggattgaactcacaaccctgggtttagcaggccaatgctcaaaccactgagctatccctcccccacaccattgTGAGATTCACTTGCCAAGCTCTCCAGGGTGGAAAATTTCTGGTTTGCAAACCCAGTAGTGAAGAGGAAAAGGTCTGTTGGATTGGAAAAGAAGTTTCCATTATTATTAATGGAAACGTTTCTGTTAGTCACAGGATAAATGCACATTTTTACAAAATTTGAATTTCAGATCACGTGATTTGTAAAGCACCAGAAATGCAAGTATTCCCAATGTCGGGGTGCAGCATCCTAGGCAGATTACAGCCAAGTGGAAGGAATTAGCAGCATAAGATATTTAaagcccacccccctccccccaaaaataagTTACTATGTCAGCTGGAGCTAGTAAGTTATTTTCACACATTTACCAGGGGTGTTGCAAACCTAATTCAGCCTGATCAGTTGGAGAGGGGCTTTCCAACTTGTATTAACATGTAAGCATTCCTTTAAAAAACCCAGACACTCACTGCCAGCTGCCCTCGTCCTGTGCCATGCGGCGTCTCATGACCAATCAAGAAAGGGAAGTAAAAGAAACAAACTCACCCACCAGCCCCAGGCCACTATCTCACGCGAAAAATGCAACGAACACGCTGGATCCTCTGAAGACGCTTCACAAAGCAGAGGCTTGATGCTGAGCTCTCCTGTCGAAAGTGTAGCACCAGAATGAAGTCACCTTGCAAAGCATATGGCAAAACCCTCCCACCTTGCTCTGCAGTGAGAAACCACAGGAAGTGCAGAGGTAGGCCAAGAGTTCCAGTTCATACTCGGACTCGGCCGGTAGGTGAACAGAACATTTCACATCATGCCCAGCGTGTCACGTGAAACTACAATGAGATGAGTTTCAGTTTTGCCAGCAAGTGAAAGGCACAGTCCCATGTTCATTCACAACTGCGACAGGCACCTGAGCTACTACGCAGCCCTAGGCCTCCCCCTTAGCTGATGCTTCCAAATCATGGGCCAGTACTTGACTTTAGCCTGAGCCTAAATCCGATTCATTTCACTtgtgattttatttgtattttaaccAATGCTTTTCCTGGTAAGGAGAAATGGCAATGATGCGGCAAGGTTTAGGCCACTGGTTAACGCCTTTCCAGGGAAACAGCTGCCTAAATGTGATTGATCGTGTCCGATTTCCTGTGTGTCTGTATCTATGTGGAGCTCAGATACCCAGGTGAGTCCAAAGCAACATGAAAGCTGGTCCCTTAACTGTTCTGCAATACGTCCAGTCTCTACGGTAACGACAGGGTGAGTCCAGTGCTCCACAAGCAGATGCACGAAGCCGTTGTATAACATCAGTCGGCACTGCCCCTACTGAGATACCGACGTTCACCTTCCCGACTGTGTGAAAGGGATTGTGTGGCATTTTCCGGGGCTCCTGGGAACTGCCAGTGGCACTGTTAGTGCTAAGAATGCAGCTCCTGACTCACCCGTGTGCAACCAAAGAAAGTGAGTAGGAACCAACCCGCTATGTATGAAGGGAGAGAATAAAATGGAAAATTCTTACCTCTCCTTCAGTGGGTGGAAGAAGTGAGTCCACTGGTAAACCTGCTACCGGCAACAGTAAAGGGCTGAAATACTTCACCATCACCAGCTCACAACCCTGCCTGTCAGAGTTAATGCACACTGCACAATCTTGCAACTAAGTATTTTTCATTTGTCTGAACAGGTTACcgggtatctagtccaaccccccagTAACAAAAAGCACCCTCCGACCCTTGAGGAGCTGACTGTAGGGCTCTGAACACCAGCTCTGCAGTCAAGGAGAGAGCTTGTCACAGGGTCTTAGAGTTCAGTCTCatttcctgtatatcacaagccGCCGCTACCCAGCAACCAAAAGGAAACCAACTATTACAGCCCCCTGGAACCTCGAttttgtgccacaggcagagaataggaaggaCCAAGATGCACTGATGCCCAAAGTCGCCGCAAATGGcggggaaatgattaagtgaaatAGACCCTTATAATCTTGGCAGGTCACCTGCatccacacactgcagaggaagggggggggggaggggaaatagccACCCACAGTCACTGACAATTTGACCGTCTCAATAATTGCAACACAGGCACATGAGGACGAGGAGCTAATTCATAAAGTTGACATTAGGCACCTTCAATGTGCACCAAACATGATTTTTGCAGCAGGACCCGGCCAAGCACTAGTGTTTAACTGAGCGATATGTTCGCTTTCTTTTGGAAAAACCACAACAGACTGACGTTTGCACTAACCAAGCC of the Chrysemys picta bellii isolate R12L10 chromosome 21, ASM1138683v2, whole genome shotgun sequence genome contains:
- the PUSL1 gene encoding tRNA pseudouridine synthase-like 1 isoform X1, with translation MANTSCTMARGHSNATIVDCCVEADFQYHLFTIIYSIVFVLGLLENVLALYFLTCKVKHTSHSYIYLINLAVADTLFVCILPFKIHYHLNQNDWIFGDMACRITGALYYINIYVSIAFFTCICMDRYVAVLHPFTYIRIKVTHYRIVVTVFWLVAASIMIPLILGGPLHNKGTENKTACFENFSLTSWTHRMMPYNVCALLFGFVIPFAVILISYPLIAKRIAHTRRSIHKKKALRTIYLILLISILCFLPYHLTHLLHFLMRVQLIQSCLFTNLIYKMRRVTLALVSFNCCLNPILYYFTSSSKPWHLGLKFRSKTKVYTICDRKFNDYPYKSKPTRPPTQQLNELPFLKQGQ